The following proteins are encoded in a genomic region of Elusimicrobiota bacterium:
- a CDS encoding transglutaminase domain-containing protein yields the protein MSAPPGTREIRLWIPKPPNGASQSVQLISVESPLPYEIASEPEFGNETVFLRAHPPVREGLEVLLRYRITRRPQGDSFDGRRPSDIDLKARGLLAVNDEIQQIAKDKTQGISDSLEKGRSLYKYVLSRMAYDKSGEGWGRGDSIYACRIGKGNCTDFHSLFMALAMASGIPARFHMGFSLPEESQGAIGGYHCWAEFYTEKTGWVPVDISEAWKNPKRAEYYFGHLDTRRVLVSTGRDIRLSPPQKGPLLNFLSRPYAEADGKPLYDIEFTRNFKEMQRSS from the coding sequence GTGTCGGCGCCACCGGGGACTCGTGAAATCCGGCTCTGGATTCCCAAGCCGCCCAATGGTGCTTCGCAATCCGTCCAACTGATCAGCGTTGAATCGCCGCTGCCTTATGAGATTGCCTCCGAGCCGGAGTTCGGGAACGAAACCGTGTTCCTGAGGGCTCATCCTCCGGTCAGGGAAGGGCTTGAGGTACTTCTTAGGTACAGGATTACCCGAAGGCCGCAAGGAGATTCTTTTGACGGCAGAAGGCCTTCGGATATTGATCTTAAGGCACGCGGCCTCTTGGCCGTCAATGACGAAATCCAGCAAATCGCTAAAGACAAGACCCAGGGCATTTCCGATTCGTTGGAGAAAGGCCGCTCTCTCTATAAATATGTCTTAAGCCGCATGGCTTATGACAAATCAGGAGAGGGTTGGGGGCGGGGGGACTCCATCTACGCTTGCCGCATCGGCAAGGGAAACTGCACGGACTTCCATTCTCTCTTTATGGCTCTAGCGATGGCTAGCGGAATTCCAGCGCGATTCCACATGGGGTTCTCCCTGCCGGAGGAGTCTCAAGGCGCGATCGGCGGTTACCACTGCTGGGCTGAATTCTACACGGAGAAAACAGGCTGGGTTCCTGTGGATATTTCGGAGGCTTGGAAAAACCCCAAACGCGCCGAGTATTACTTTGGCCATCTGGATACGAGGCGGGTTCTGGTCAGCACGGGCCGCGATATCCGACTTTCTCCGCCTCAGAAGGGGCCGTTGCTTAATTTTCTGAGCCGGCCCTACGCGGAGGCGGATGGCAAGCCCCTCTACGATATCGAGTTTACGCGCAACTTTAAGGAGATGCAAAGATCATCGTGA